Proteins co-encoded in one Syntrophales bacterium genomic window:
- a CDS encoding ATP-binding protein, which produces METFVLAVLSFALAVKVLITRKLSGTMISFAILCFSISFFKINYFLYGISQHKLWFNLYLLGLFSIVPSFLLFVWYVTGYGSILSRRMLIFTALLGLIALSAAFIKSPWFPGHWYVYFYVFTVLCAGNIDMYYVLARKRDGVEKARLFYVSLFVSAALLVSLLDLIFLLGVAWPPISNFIVAALLYLIFSVITHPQLLELKELMARALVTAVLTLTVMTTFFCVVYLLDKVGSSYLTGVMLASFLIVIIIDPARYFFKKLLTMLFPESKDVFDFVYSFDSRLEQEKSLLLEEMAPVLAHEIRNPLGSIKAAAQYLRSESEKEEDQRLLDVIIEEVNRLNNVVTQFLYFAKPYTLNLKVQDVNTVVEKAVSIIRASPLAQGVVIEEDLRDGIPQISVDAEQLIRVILNIAFNALEAMGGKGRLTIRTRRINTNEGVSVGISIRDTGPGIPKEHIKNIFKPFFTTKERGVGLGLAICMRIVKGHGGHIRVKSIPGQGSIFYIRLNAQR; this is translated from the coding sequence GTGGAAACATTCGTCCTGGCTGTATTAAGTTTTGCTCTTGCCGTTAAGGTCCTTATCACGAGGAAACTTAGCGGCACCATGATCTCCTTTGCCATTCTTTGTTTTTCCATTTCTTTTTTCAAAATCAACTATTTTCTGTACGGCATTTCTCAACACAAGCTTTGGTTTAACCTTTATCTTCTGGGGCTTTTTTCGATCGTACCATCATTTCTCCTATTTGTGTGGTACGTCACAGGATACGGAAGTATTTTGTCAAGAAGGATGTTAATCTTTACCGCATTGCTGGGTCTGATTGCGTTATCTGCTGCTTTTATTAAATCCCCATGGTTTCCGGGACACTGGTATGTGTACTTTTATGTTTTTACCGTGCTCTGTGCGGGTAATATAGATATGTACTACGTTTTAGCACGAAAGAGGGATGGAGTTGAGAAAGCTCGTTTATTTTATGTATCTTTATTCGTCTCAGCAGCACTGCTAGTAAGCCTACTTGACTTGATTTTCCTGTTGGGAGTTGCCTGGCCACCTATTTCCAATTTCATCGTAGCTGCATTGCTTTACCTTATTTTCTCTGTCATCACCCATCCTCAACTTCTGGAGTTAAAGGAACTTATGGCACGTGCGCTTGTTACAGCTGTTCTAACGTTAACAGTTATGACTACATTCTTCTGTGTTGTTTACCTTTTGGACAAGGTGGGTTCATCTTACCTCACCGGTGTTATGCTTGCGTCATTCCTTATCGTTATCATAATCGATCCCGCACGGTATTTTTTTAAAAAACTTCTGACGATGCTTTTTCCAGAAAGCAAGGATGTATTTGATTTTGTTTATTCCTTTGACAGTCGGCTGGAACAGGAGAAGAGTTTGTTGCTTGAAGAGATGGCCCCTGTTCTTGCCCATGAAATACGAAATCCACTGGGTTCCATTAAAGCCGCTGCTCAGTATCTGCGATCGGAATCGGAGAAGGAGGAAGATCAGAGATTGCTGGATGTTATAATAGAAGAGGTAAATAGACTTAACAATGTGGTGACCCAGTTTCTCTACTTTGCTAAGCCCTATACTTTGAATCTTAAGGTTCAGGATGTGAATACCGTAGTAGAAAAGGCTGTTTCTATTATACGCGCAAGTCCCCTTGCACAGGGAGTAGTAATTGAAGAGGATCTTCGCGATGGTATTCCCCAGATATCTGTAGATGCGGAACAGCTAATAAGGGTGATCTTGAATATTGCGTTCAATGCTCTGGAGGCTATGGGTGGGAAGGGGAGGTTGACAATACGGACGAGAAGGATTAACACAAATGAAGGAGTTTCCGTAGGTATATCTATAAGGGATACGGGGCCTGGAATTCCAAAGGAGCATATAAAGAATATTTTCAAACCTTTTTTTACTACCAAAGAACGAGGAGTGGGTCTTGGTCTCGCGATATGCATGAGGATTGTCAAAGGTCACGGCGGGCATATAAGAGTGAAATCGATTCCAGGTCAGGGCAGTATCTTTTACATTCGTTTAAATGCACAGCGATAA
- a CDS encoding sigma-54 dependent transcriptional regulator has translation MSHLLVVDDDRSMRLVLSTMLRKEGYEVTSAVDGMEALEVLRKKDIDVVITDLKMPRLDGMGLLERIRYEYPEIPVILITAYGTVATAVDAIKKGAFDYITKPFEQDDLKNIVSKAVRTRNLNREEVILNPDDLNRFGMVGSSPEMLAIFETIRRVAPTTTTVLITGETGTGKELTANAIHANSPRRNNPFIKINCAAIPENLMESELFGYEKGAFTGAVVNKPGRVELAHKGTLFLDEVGELPREMQVKLLRVIQEQSFERVGGLRTIHVDVRIIAATNRNLFQEVKEGRFREDLFYRLNVMHIHMPALRERRSDIPALVDFFIEKFNKKLERNVTGVDEEVMNLFMNYRWPGNIRQMENVLERMILMCRGHVLRLEDVPQEIRLAVDDEHRIPDVQSGQFKEVIREQISEVEKQLIIRCLEECGGNITKAARQLGLSRKGLQLKMIKYNLRK, from the coding sequence ATGAGTCATCTTCTCGTTGTAGATGATGACAGGAGCATGCGCCTGGTGTTAAGTACCATGCTGAGGAAAGAGGGCTATGAGGTGACATCTGCGGTCGATGGCATGGAGGCGCTTGAGGTGCTCCGTAAGAAGGATATCGACGTTGTCATCACCGATCTGAAAATGCCCCGTCTAGATGGAATGGGTCTTCTTGAGAGGATCCGTTATGAATACCCGGAGATTCCCGTCATATTAATTACAGCCTATGGGACGGTAGCAACAGCAGTGGATGCCATCAAAAAGGGGGCTTTTGACTATATAACAAAGCCTTTTGAGCAAGATGATCTGAAGAATATTGTATCCAAGGCTGTAAGGACTAGGAATCTCAATCGAGAAGAGGTGATACTTAACCCTGATGATCTCAACCGTTTCGGTATGGTGGGTTCCAGTCCGGAGATGCTTGCCATTTTTGAGACGATCAGGAGGGTGGCTCCCACCACAACGACAGTTCTTATAACAGGAGAGACGGGCACGGGGAAGGAATTAACGGCGAATGCCATACATGCGAATAGTCCCAGGAGGAACAATCCATTCATCAAGATAAACTGTGCGGCGATTCCTGAGAATTTAATGGAGAGCGAACTATTTGGGTACGAGAAGGGGGCTTTTACCGGAGCTGTGGTGAATAAGCCGGGGAGAGTGGAACTTGCTCATAAGGGTACGCTTTTTCTCGATGAGGTGGGTGAATTGCCCCGAGAGATGCAGGTTAAGCTACTGAGAGTAATTCAGGAGCAGTCCTTTGAGCGGGTCGGTGGATTGCGCACCATACATGTTGATGTGAGAATCATCGCTGCTACTAACCGCAATCTTTTCCAGGAAGTAAAGGAGGGAAGATTCAGAGAGGATCTCTTTTACAGGTTGAATGTGATGCACATCCATATGCCAGCACTAAGGGAGAGAAGAAGCGATATCCCTGCGCTTGTGGATTTTTTTATAGAAAAATTCAACAAGAAGCTCGAAAGAAATGTTACGGGTGTCGATGAAGAAGTAATGAACCTATTTATGAATTATCGCTGGCCGGGCAACATACGACAGATGGAGAATGTTCTTGAGCGGATGATACTTATGTGCCGGGGACATGTGCTGAGGTTGGAAGATGTTCCTCAAGAGATTAGGTTGGCAGTTGATGATGAACACCGCATACCCGATGTGCAGAGTGGTCAGTTTAAAGAAGTCATCCGTGAGCAGATCAGCGAGGTGGAAAAACAGTTGATCATCCGCTGTCTAGAGGAATGTGGTGGTAATATAACAAAGGCTGCACGTCAGCTCGGACTTAGCCGTAAAGGATTGCAGCTAAAGATGATCAAGTACAATCTTCGTAAGTGA